A region of Salmo salar chromosome ssa17, Ssal_v3.1, whole genome shotgun sequence DNA encodes the following proteins:
- the LOC106592258 gene encoding zinc finger protein OZF-like isoform X1, with product MASVKLEDCSQTLDLNVNIKDEEEEETIGKSVSHGRLEFSLWPVTSIVRTNPACLSHSTLCPNLHSLGPDCDSGAQFALQDPEMASEKLKDCNQTLELNVNIKDEEEEEEIGKSVSHGNHVETFSTSREQQQEDHRAKRSHHCPHCEEIFPILSKLKIHLKIHTGENLYSCTDCGKDFTTLKVLIVHQRVHEQIHTGLKPYFCSDCGKSFSRLDTLKRHEHIHTGEKPYSCSDCGASFSRLGHLKTHEGIHTGEKPYSCSDCGKSFSRLGHLKTHERIHTGEKPYSCSDCGKSFSLLSNLKAHERMHTGVKPYSCCDCGKSFSRLGHLKTHERIHTGEKPYFCSDCLKCFTTSNDLKVHQRTHTGEKPYSCSDCVKCFTTYSGLESHQRTHTGEKPYACSNCVKCFTSSTNLKIHQRTHTGEKPYTCSDCGKSFSRLGNLKRHERIHTGVKPY from the exons GACGACTAGAATTTAGTCTGTGGCCGGTAACATCAATagtgaggacaaacccagcctgcctctctcatTCTACACTATGTCCAAACCTACattcactgggtcctgattgtgacagtggagcccagtttgcactgcaggatccagagatggcatcagaGAAGCTGAAAGACTGCaatcaaacactggagctgaatgtcaacattaaagatgaagaagaggaggaggagattgggAAATCTGTTAGTCATG gaaaCCATGTAGAGACtttctctacatccagagagcaacagcaggaagatcacagagctaagaggtctcaccactgcccacattgtgaggagattttcccaattctatcaaagctaaaaatacacctaaaaatacacacaggagagaatctgTATTCCTGTACTGACTGTGGGAAGGACTTCACAACATTAAAGGTTCTGATAGTTCATCAGAGAGTGCATGAACAGATACATACAGGATTgaagccttacttctgctctgactgtggaaaaagtTTCTCTCGACTGGACACCTTAAAAAGACATGAAcatatacatacaggagagaagccttactcctgctctgactgtggggcaAGTTTCTCTCGACTGGGCCACCTAAAAACACACGAAggtatacatacaggagagaagccttactcctgctctgactgtggaaagagtttctctcgactgggccacctaaaaacacatgaacgtatacatacaggagagaagccttactcctgctctgactgtgggaagagtttctctctACTGAGCAACTTAAAAGCACATGAACGTATGCATACAGgagtgaagccttactcctgctgtgactgtggaaagagtttctctcgactgggccacctaaaaacacatgaacgtatacatacaggagagaagccttacttctgctctgactgtttaaaatgcttcacaacatcaaatgacctaaaagttcatcagagaacacacacaggagagaaaccttactcctgctctgattgtgtaaaatgcttcacaacatacTCTGGTCTTGAaagtcatcagagaacacacacaggagagaagccttatgcCTGCTCTAattgtgtaaaatgcttcacatCATCAACTAACCtaaaaattcatcagagaacacacacaggagagaagccttacacctgctctgactgtggaaagagtttctcccGACTGGGCAACTTAAAAagacatgaacgtatacatacaggagtgaAGCCTTACTAA